Sequence from the Stappia sp. 28M-7 genome:
GGTGGGTCTGCAACGATCCACAAAGGAGAGCGGTCATGTCGGAGATCATCATGGTCGGGCTCGACCTGGCGAAGAATGTGTTTCAGGCGCACGGTGCTGATGCCTCGGGGCGGGCAGTTCTGCGCAAGAAGTTGAGGCGGGATCAGGTGCTGGCCTTCTTTAGCCGGATGCAGCCCTGTGTTGTCGCGATGGAAGCCTGCGGCGGCGCCCACTTCTGGGGCCGCGAGATCGGCAAGCTGGGCCACGAGGTGCGGTTGATCCCGCCGGCCTATGTGAAGCCCTTCGTCAAGCGGCAGAAGAATGATGCGGCCGACGCTGAAGCGATCTGCGAAGCGGCCACGCGTCCGACGATGCGCTTCGTGCCGGTGAAGAGCGAAGAGACCCAAGGGGCCGCGATGGTCTTCCGCATCGGCGAGTTGCTGATCCGCCAGCGGACGCAGGCGATCAATGCGCTCCGGGGTCATCTGGGCGAGTTCGGCCAGATCGTGCCACAGGGGGCGGCGAACGCCGCGCGTTTGATCGCAATTGTCGAGGACCCGGACAGCGGACTGCCCGCCGATGCCATTGCAACGTTGAAGGTGCTGGTCGGAGCCCTCACCC
This genomic interval carries:
- a CDS encoding IS110 family transposase, yielding MSEIIMVGLDLAKNVFQAHGADASGRAVLRKKLRRDQVLAFFSRMQPCVVAMEACGGAHFWGREIGKLGHEVRLIPPAYVKPFVKRQKNDAADAEAICEAATRPTMRFVPVKSEETQGAAMVFRIGELLIRQRTQAINALRGHLGEFGQIVPQGAANAARLIAIVEDPDSGLPADAIATLKVLVGALTHLETEIDKLDAEIARRAKENEVARRLMTVPGIGPLIATAIAVLAPPPETFRKARDFAAWLGLTPRQHSTGGKQRLGATTKMGERSLRRLLIIGANSVIIKRHVHAAARPGTWLGGMLTRKPPMLVRVALANKMARIVWALMARGGVYKSPASAA